Genomic window (Nymphaea colorata isolate Beijing-Zhang1983 chromosome 1, ASM883128v2, whole genome shotgun sequence):
GAAAGAACCAACCAATGAGGAGCTCGACAAAACCACCTCCAACAGGAGAACCAGCAACGGCGGCAACAAGGGTAGCGGCTCCCCGACCATTTTTGCCTTCTGGGCATACCTCATAGTCTTCGTCTCCCTCCTCGCCCTCGTCCTGGTCTCTGTCTCCTCCCTCCAGCAGCCACCCCTTGACGACAAGTCGTGGTTCCTCTCTCTCACCCCTTCCCTCCACTCCCATTTTTCCAGAGGCAAAACCATCAAGGTctatgttggtcccgacaacgAGCAGGCCGTCGAGCTCTTCGTCGTCGAACAAGGTCCCAGGGAGGGAGAGACCGTGCTTCTGGTCCACGGTACTGGCTGTGATTCCTTCTCGTTCCGGCATGTCCTTGAGTCCCTCGCCTCTCGCGGCATCCGAGCCGTCGCGATCGATCTCCCAGGTTCGGGCTTCTCTGGTAAATCCTTCCGGGAAACCGTGGAAGATCAATGGCCGCGGATGTTCGATTCGTTTCGGGACGTTTATGATGAAATCAAGGAGAAGGGTCTTTTCTGGGGGTTTGACCAACTCGTTGAAACTGGAGACCTTCCCTACCACGAGAAGAAAACGAGGGTTCGGTTTTCAGAGGAACTTAGGCCGATTGGATTGGATTCCGTGAGAGTTGGGGCCGTTATTGAACAGATTATCGATTTAATGGATCTGTCCCCGGCTCATCTAGTTCTTCACGATTCGGCTGTGACGGCAATCAGTGGACTGATGCGGTCGGTAGCTTCTGGATCGATTCGTAGCGTAACCATCGTTGATGCCGTAACAGATCCGAAGAAATCGGCGTTTCCTTTCTGGGTTCTGGATGTGGTTGGAGTGAGAGAGGTGCTTTTGGCTTCAAAGTGGATTTACACTGCACTGCTCAGACATTGTTGTTCTAAGTCAATGTCATGGTCTACGGGAAACGATCATCGACTTCTTCTTAAGGCTAGAGGTGGTGCAAAGGCAGTTGCCGAGATGGGGAGGCGGATTAATTCGAGCTTCGATCTGGCAGAATGGGTCAATTCACCCGTAATGAGCGGGGTGCCGGCGAGAATACTGTGGTCGAGCACGTGGTCGGAGGATTGGACCAAAGAAGGTCGCAGAGTAGCTGCTGCATTTCCTCATGCCGGATTCGTTGCCCATTCTGGCGGAAGATGGCCTCAGGTGAGACCTGAGCAAAATTTGAACCAAGcgaaatattttttgtttttcgtttAAATGCGCTTAGCTTTTAGTATACGAACACTTCTGCTATCACTCTTTATGAATTCAAACGACGTCCCAAAGGCAGGCAAGTCGTTGGGAGGCAGTCACTAGTGGAGCACATCTCTCCGCCTCGGATATCAAGGCCATAGTGATTGTTGAGTTGAGTCACTTTTGCCCTCTGGTGTAACCTGGACCCATGGTTTTGCTCTACTATGAGTGTGTGAGATGAATCGATCCTTAGCATATTATGGTACCGTGCGTCTGTGATCGTATTGAAGTTCCCTTCACATTAATGTGTCTTTTAACTGATCCCCTTGCTAGAGTGGAATCCGCTGTTAGGAAATTCTGATGTTGAACTTTTTAGAATGTTCCAAGTATCGAAAGTTTTTTTGGTATTACCAATTCGATCAATATCCAATGCGTTCTGCTATCCAACTTCCCTCCTAATAAAGCAGCGGAGATCATATACATGCTTCTTCTTAGAAATTCAGAAAGCTCCACTGTCGCCTCATACTGCTAGTAATATGTGAACCTGCCTTTCTGCTTGCATTATCCTGTAAGCTGCTTGAACCAAGTTTCAGTGCTTCGTCTTTGAACGCCACAGAGGAGACCAAGTATCCTCTTCTTTCTTGTCTAGGTCTTTAGCTgatattgaaattaattaaCTCGACCTTCCCTATGCACATGATTTGTGGCGTCAAAGTAAAATACACAAAGGTGGACTTGTAGTTGGCCTTTTTATGAGGACTGATATTGTTGGTATTTTGACAAAATGTGAAATCTTATAACAGAAAAGGCACTGTTGTCATAAAGTTACCTACTTTGATGATATGACATTCTTATTGCTATATGGAGGTGATAAGTGTAGTTTTTATTAGTTtccttttgaatattttgatcTATTTAATGATATGTTTCTTTGATAAAGCCAATTTCTCAATTGTTTAAACTGAAATGGAGTTGGTTCAGAAAGTGTACTCATCATCCTGAATTTGATAGGGTCAAGATGACTCTTCTTCATAGAGAACGACTGCCTAACATTCAAGAAGTGTTAGCTGGATAAACTATGGAAGAAATAAGATTATATAATAAGAAACCCTaggttaatattttttttggctaTGTCAAAACTGAGACACAATGTAAGGCCCTAAGGCCTCTAcattttaaatcaaacaaaacaataaaGACTTCTGTAAGAATGTACTGTCATCTTTGCAAGCAACCGAGACACATTAGACATAGATATCCCAagttgaaaagggaaaaaaagtgaGTTTTCACTGTGgagaacaaataataaatttcaTTAGGTGAAATTCAGGCATCCATGGAAGGAATGCAGGCTTCTATCTCTCAATTTCTGcaagttttttcatctttttattaAAAGGAATTCTTTTACCAGAGTTACCACTTTcactttttcaaataaatgtgCGAAGTCTTGGCTTTTGGACTTGGGTGCCTCTTTTCATATGACTCTTAATAAGTCTATACATTCCGATTGGAAACCTATTTATTTCAACAGatatgtttttgttgatgatgacAAAAATTTAAGCATTGAAAACACTGGAGCACTTGGCAAACACATGAaaaactccaattttttttaaggtttcGGATGTTAGATGTATTCCTAAACTAAATTTAATTCTTGTCATTTTCTCAAGTAACCGACCATGGGAACAATGTTTCCTTCTTATCCAAGGATTGCATTGTGCAGGATAGCCAGTTCAAGAAGTGGACTGGCGAAGGCCATAGAAGTAAAGATTTCTATTACATGGACTTTCTTGATTTAGGCCAAAAATCCTTTTCTAATATTGTGAATGAAATAGTTTTAGAACTTCGTTATAAAAGATTAAGGCATCATCCTttggaaaatattttctttatcctttGTTAAAGAATTCttcaaagaagatttttttttcctctgatAAATATTGTATCTTGggaaaaatgaaagcactccATTTGGTCGAGGAAAATTTTTCTCCTCTAAACCTTTTGAATTGAATCAATTGATACATTTGGATGTATGGGGACCGGCATTTGTACTCTCAAAAGGAGACTtttcttattatgttatttttgttgatgacttttaaattcacatggATCTACTTCCTCAAGTTCAAATATGAAGtctttaattgttttaaattttttcacaaaatgatcCAAAAAACAATTTAATGCTAATGTTATTAGGCTTAGAACCAAATGTGGGGAGAATGTTTTTCCAGTGATATGTAAAAGAAATAGAAGCATACATCAAAGATCTTGTTCCAGAAAACCTCAATAAAACCTTACATGTTCCCAAAATATGGTAAGTTGTAACTGCTAAAACCTTACATGTTCccaaaattgtttgaaaaatgTTGCGGGCCAAAGCCGCCCTTACCTCCATTTATTTACTTAAGAATGCCTTCATTATTCCTTTAAGACCTCTCTTCTATTGACAAGCGTTATAAAATTGAGCCTGATTATAACCCATTTAGAGTATTTGGATGTAAATTTTTTGGTTTAAGTTTTTAACCGATTTAGATGATGAACTTTCTATTTGAGCTATTCATTCTATTTTAATTGGATATGCTGAAAACATAGGGGATATagatgtttggatttgaaaaatggCAACTTTTTTGTATCTAGAAGTGTGACCTTTCTTAAGAACACGAATGACTTTGATCATAGTATATCTCAAAGTTCAGATGACTGTTTTTTTCTTCGTATGCCTATTATGTTTAATGATGATTATATTGTTGACTTTGAGAATTCTGCTTGCATTCATAATGAGACCACCAATGAGGATAGGTCTCTCACTAGAAATGTATTTATTGATGAATCCCCACTAGAAATAATTCCATTAATGAACCTCCTAACCAAAATGAGCAAACCTTTGTTGGAAGATCCCAAAGATTCACTAGACCATTCATAAAGTTCCCCAtgatgctcttttttttttgtagatctTGTCTCATATCTGTACACTCTTTTATTGAACCCACTTGTTACTATGATGCCAAAGGCAATTCTCAATTGATAAAAGCCATGAAGAATGAGctaaatgttattgaaaaatgtaaaacatttagATTGTTGACCTTAAAATGCTGCAGGATGTAGGTGGACATAAAGTTAAGACCAGTGTCATAGATATTGCAAATTTGCAATATTTTCGATGAAAATGTCATGATAATAAtgccaaaaataagaaaaatgggaaaaaattgcaatattttgaaaattttgggaaaaaatatttatcgcGTTCTTAtcccaattttttcattttactattttttagcattgaaattataatggataacttaaactaaattattttcatcatttttattatcattaaaacattccttCTTCactgttatatagttttatttatgttttcctgttagtttctcatttatttcatttatacctattattttattttttaaaattttccaagtttttcCTGAAATGTTCCCGAAAAATACAACTTTGCTGTTataaaaacccaagaacaaTCTCACCATTAAAAACccaagaacgatatttgtgacaatggttaaGACCAAGAGCAATGAGAGCCTTGGAAGATATAAAAGCAGATTAGTGGCTAAAGAGTATGCACAGGAATGTGgaataaattataaagaaaaccTTTACATCCATAGCTTGACATCTAATAGAGCTCTTATTGCAGTTGGATGTTCAGCCTTTTTAAATGGCGAACTTGATGAATAAGTTGTTTATACGAGAACTCTTCTTGGCATGAATAAGTTCAAGGTAAAATAGGTTCATCTTAAAAGAGGCTTTTAATGACTTAAAACAAGCCCTTAAAACTTGCCTTGATAAATTTAGCAAGATCATGAAATAATGTCACTTTAAATTTTACTATACAGACACTACGCCTTTTGTTAAGTTAAAACTACTAAAAAAAATAGTCATCTTATTGtcatatgttgatgatatgactATAACTGGAAGTGAAGCAAAACAATGTTGAAATAAAACATTCCATACAAAAGTTtgatataaaattttggatttttgacatattttcttggtattaaGTTAACCTATTCATCAAGTGGCTACCTTCTATCTCATATTAAATTTACCTCTAAAGTTGTTGATCATTTAGGAATTACAGTTGATATAGTGGTGGATACATCTGAAACTCTTGGTGTTAAAATAAAGATTAATGATGGGGAACTCTTGACTAACCAAATTCCTTAGGGACAACTTATTGGAGCTCTATCTTACCTCTTCGTCACTATACTTGATATAGCTCACTTGTTCACGTGATTAGCTAGCTAATTTCAGCATGGACCAGCTACAGTTCGCATGAGAGTGGTCATACATATTGTCAGATATCTTAAGAATACCGTTACCAAGGGAATCTTTCTGTCTTCCTCATCATCATTGGGTCTCATAGTTTACATAGATGCTGATTGGAGGGATGATCCTAATAACCATCAATCTACAACTGGTTTCTGCATTTTTTGTGGTAGTTATAATGACTTGGAGGTGTAAAAGCAACAAAAGGTATCTCTTTGATCGACTAAAGTTGAATATCAATTGATAGCTACAACTGACTCTGAGGTAGTATGGATAAAAGGCCTTGTAAATAACATGGGCTTGTGTTTGAACTCACCATTGAAGTTATGTTGTGGCAATAAGAGTGTTATTTGCATTGTCAGCAACCATACATTTCACTAAAGAACCAAACACATTGAGATGGAAATTCATTATGTTGATAAGAATTCTTGACGAAGGCTACTGAGTTGCTATGCATCACATCAAAATATGAAATGGTTGCTTCCTTCAAAATCCAATGTTGGTTCCCATTTTGCTTTCCTTCTTAATAAACTTTCGGTCATCTGACCAGAAGTTTTGATGGAGGGGGCATCTGACCAGAATTTTAATTTAAAGAGAAGTGAACGTCCGGGGTTTGGGGGTTTTGTGtctgggggggggggggggggggtggtaaGGGTGTTAAGAGGGGAGGGGTCCCCTCCCATCGAGGCTGCCCTTGATGCATTTTATTGGGCGGCCTTTAATCATGCACGTGCCCCGATGCACACATAGTGGTGCATGCTGTGAGAAGGATCCATGAATCCTATATATATTTAGTTTATAATATTATATCTGTTTTGCTCTTgtgttttttccatcttttcctttttctatttgtatGGTCAAGTTCAAGTAGCCGTTGGGCTAtctcctttccttccttttgtatttttcatattataaataagggactttGTCCCATTATTTTGTAAGCTTTATTTGAAGGATCTTGGGAGTTaataattcattttttattcagcGACAGTGTTTTACTTTCCTTGACACTATTGTCAatcacactctctttctctctcatgtatatTTCTTTTGGTGGATGACTATGGTTTACAGAGCTTGCTACTCCTTTCCTTCCAACTCTTAAGTGTACCTGGTTCCTTGATTGCTTCAACCTGCATCCTATATACTGGTGCCATTGTACTGCTGATTGGATGGGCGCTGAACAACAGTTTGATTGATGCTTGACAAAATATAACAGCTTCTTTCGGAAACAAACCAGTGTTATCCATTTCCTGGAAATGATTACTGCAACTCAAATCTGGTCATACAACATCGAAGTGTGAGAATTAGTTGGGAATAGTTTTACTATCTAACATTAAGATTTTCAAAACAGGTTGATGACTACATATTTATATTGTCTAACATGAGCCTGGAGTGCCAGGCATGCTGGCTATCTAATCTGGCATATGGAAACGTCTGGGCTAATGCCTGGGCACTGAGCAGCTGACGTCTTAAATATGATCAAAAGCCtagttgtcttcttcttctgctgctgctgctgtttgaAGCAACATTTCTTtgtcctcttcttctcctaCTGTTCGGGGCATGTCTTATCTCTTTTTTATgctgattttcttttcctcgttttttttttcctaagtaCCACCTCCATTCTAGGAGCCACTAACTGCTTAGGCAGTGCCCAACAGTTTCGAGGATATGTGTTCCTGGGTTACTTTTTGTCTTGGACAATAACTCTAGGGTAGTGATTGGAAACAAACAATAGTGCAAATTGACATCCAGTGGATCAAGCAGTGGGGTCAGTACAGCTTGTATTACATTCATGTTCAGCCCTTAAAAGAGACTTTTTCAAGCAGCTGGGTCTGTGTGGCTTATATTCTCTGAGTAGATTATAACATCTCAAATAACTGACCTAGAAGTAGTTTCATATTTATGATCTTCTGAAAGAAAACCACTATACATACCTGAACCCTTATTTTCTTCTGGTTCGTAGTAGTATCACTGTCAAAGTGGCAAATGAGAATCCGTGAGAATAAATGCTATTGTCAGTTTTAGACGAAATTGGTCATTAGAAGTTGTGAGGTTGAATTcacttgtaatttctttcagCAAATAGTTACCAATCTAGTTTGCTTGAATGCTAATATGATACTTTTCTTCTCATGCTTATAGGAAGATGGAGCAGATTCAGTGGCAGAAGCAATTGCTCAGTTTGTACTTTCATTGCCAAAATCTGTTAGAAGAATAGAAGAGACTGAACTGGATAGTAATAgcaaaatgatgaagaaatcGAATATTCACTTCCATCATGGTCATGAAAATGACCACAATCATGACCATTATCATCATGGTCATGAAAATGACCATGATCATGACCATTATCATCATGGTCATGAAACCAGTTACCCGAATGATTACGGACTTGGGCATGAACATTGGAGTTGAATATGATGGCAAAGGAGAAAAGTGGACCAAATTAAGGAGGTAGTTTTTCCTTTTACCAAAAATGGCCTAGTTTAATTCATGGGAAAAAAATGGTCTAATTTCATTCTAAAAAGTTTGGGCTTCTTCATTCTTCTGCAGATGGGAGTTTAAATGTGGAATAGCAGTGTATTTCTTGGCTTTTGCAACATTTTCAGTTTTAGGTTCTGCTGTTGAACAGAGGAGTTCGTATGTTTAGCTTTAACTTGGAACCTTGGAGGTGATGACACATTTGCAGAACTTCTGTTGCTTAGAGCACTTGTACGTGTTGCCAAAGTCTCTGGCTTTCTGGATGGAGGTGGAAGTCATAGCAGTATGTTTCAATGGCTTCTACAGGAATCATGCTTCTGACAAGTCACACAATTTTCATCCCTAATATTTGTTTTGCCTTTTGGATAGTCCATCCTTGATAATTCAAAAACTTTCTTTCAACACATTTCTTTAGATGATTGCTCATGTACCTACCTACAGATGACTTGTTATAGATTGGTTGTGCTTTAATATGGCAGGTGAGAAAGCCCCAATCAGAACTCTTAAAAGGGCTTTTGTTGTTGTCATTTTTAAGAAAGATGGACGTGAATGATTTCTTTTCTGAAACTTAgtttgattcctttgaaaggcAGAAAAACATTTCTCGAGgcttccaaaaagaaaaaacacacacTTGGTTAATTGGAGGAGATTACAAGTTCAACATCTGAATGCTCCCATTGTGTTTGAGGGACTCTGTTCAATTGCACGTGTTTCCTTTTTCCAGTGGGGTAGGTAAGCTCCAGACCTGGCGTTTTTTGCGTCAACAAAACGGCAAAAAATTGCTCAGAGTGTCCAGCAAATGCTCCTAACAAAGTGTCACTGCAACGAAAGTGTTCTGAGCAATCACAGAATGTTGAGGGAAGCTTCACTGTGACGAATCTTACTACTGAAAAGATCTGGTTTGGAAATTCAAAGTTCACCTATTACCATTCAAATGTAGCTTAGATGAAGTTCTGTTTTCCATTTACAGCTAGGCATTTTGCATCTGCGACCTTTCTTCAACTCAAAAATCCAAATACAGTCCCTTTTGGTGAAGAAAAAATCCTCCAGATGGTATATGTCAAATTAGATTTATTCTTGGAAATTCATTTTGATTGTTGTGTGTTCTTTTTGCACTTTCATCACGTTCTCTCTCACTGCCTCATCAATTTTTGCGCTTGTGTTTGAACCTATGATAGGTATGTTTCTTCACCATTTTCATTTAATGTTTGTAGACATTAAGAATTTTGCTAAAACTTAAATTTCTAAGATTTTAACGTTCTAGAATATGTGGCCATTGTTTTGTGTGTTTCATGATTTTAGGATCTAGTGTAGTATTCTTGGTTCATGATTTAGTTCCGCCATATATGTCAGTTAAAGATTTATAATTCATTTCATGCTAAGTGTATATTGTTAGTTTTTTAAGGCTTTAAGAATTGCCAGTTTGCCTTCTATCTTTGTGATTTGACCTTTGTTTGTTGCAGTCTTAGGTAAATGCTGAACAACTTTTCTATGTGGTTGATGGTCACTAAAAATGTTTTCATACATTTTAGTTTTTGGTGTACCACGAAAGTTGATGGGTGGTAGTCCATGTTCATTTTTGCACTCAACGTACAATATCCTAAATTCACTACATGCAGTGGTATTGTGTTGTCCTAATCTGCTTATGTTTATGGCTTCTTGATTGATTCAGGCAACCATTCTCTTAAGCTCACTGTACTACTTTTAGTTTATTGTAATTCATTTTAATGTGGAGTGATTTGTTTTTATCATGTTAGTATTCATCTTAATAATTTTCGTTATCCTAATGAACAATTAGTTGTGCTGTGTTTTTTTACCATAAACAAATCGTTCCTCTTATCTATTTATTCTTTCTGCTTTGCTTAATGtactttttgttatttaatttaTGATATAAAAGTTGCTGTTTCTTGCTTGGCATATTTTTGACCTTCTATCATTGGCCCTGCCGTTTCCTGAGGATGTACCCAATCACTACTCTACGTTAATGTGGACGGTTTCTTATTATTTCGTGAACTAGTTTCACATCAAAAGTACTTGAAAACCAAAAGCACAGAACGTATCCCTTTCCTTTGCATCAATTTCAGCTAATGCAATCTTTGTTTTTGGTCCTTTTAGTGAAGAATCAAACTGGCTGTCACAAATATGCCTTTAACTTTTGGCCAATACAAATTGACTTCATTAATTATATTGCatgccaacaaaatttttcGAAATATAGAAGGAACCATGGTTCGAGTTCCATCAATGTTGGAGTTAACAACTACAATTTAGCACGGATTTAATTAGTGCAGTGGAACAGAGTTGAGGGACAGATGAccaaattctttcaaaattaagTCAACGTTTGACTTTCGACCAAACCCAACCCTAAGTCTAGGCCTTGACCCATTAGATCCGATGAGCCAAATGCTTGATCTCCTTGGCAccattttatttgaaaacatCAAAGAGTCGTAAATCCTGCTGAAATCAAGGGGTTCTGACATTATTTTCCGGGCACGAGTCGCACCTCTAGGGGTGCAACTTTTTCGTGCCTGTAAGGGCTGTCATTGTAAAGGGAATGACCGCAAGAGGACACAAATTTGTGGGCTTTTTATATGCAAGGTTGATGATTGAGAAGAAGTCTGGTTTACCAAAGCTCAATGAATACAATGTTCAGATTAGAGATCCTGAATACCACATAAATGGTAATTGGAATGGTTTTTTCATGGTTGCTTTAGAAAGACAACGTTTGTTGCAACATATAGAACTCGTTTCTGTATTTCATGGTTGCTTTAGAGAGAGAACTATTTATGTCACAGTTCTccttcttaaatttttttttgaggcaTTTGTTGTTAGAATGCTATTCGCCTTAATTTTTCTGTAATATGTGCACTTTTAAGCATAGTTTGCTAACTCACCGA
Coding sequences:
- the LOC116246251 gene encoding protein AUXIN RESPONSE 4: MSNHRPNPPAAVPSEELRSSGQRIDCAVAHWSSFLLQWPSVAGGGNFRQGEMVEIKEETALLEEKEPTNEELDKTTSNRRTSNGGNKGSGSPTIFAFWAYLIVFVSLLALVLVSVSSLQQPPLDDKSWFLSLTPSLHSHFSRGKTIKVYVGPDNEQAVELFVVEQGPREGETVLLVHGTGCDSFSFRHVLESLASRGIRAVAIDLPGSGFSGKSFRETVEDQWPRMFDSFRDVYDEIKEKGLFWGFDQLVETGDLPYHEKKTRVRFSEELRPIGLDSVRVGAVIEQIIDLMDLSPAHLVLHDSAVTAISGLMRSVASGSIRSVTIVDAVTDPKKSAFPFWVLDVVGVREVLLASKWIYTALLRHCCSKSMSWSTGNDHRLLLKARGGAKAVAEMGRRINSSFDLAEWVNSPVMSGVPARILWSSTWSEDWTKEGRRVAAAFPHAGFVAHSGGRWPQEDGADSVAEAIAQFVLSLPKSVRRIEETELDSNSKMMKKSNIHFHHGHENDHNHDHYHHGHENDHDHDHYHHGHETSYPNDYGLGHEHWS